From Thermoflavifilum aggregans, a single genomic window includes:
- a CDS encoding COX15/CtaA family protein: MPTDTLVNARTRPVAIWLLVGVCMIMGQVWLGGVTRLTGSGLSITEWDPIMGAIPPLSHEAWEKAFHLYQQTPQYQLENRYFTLQDFKRIYFWEWLHRLWARAMGVVFIAGFVVFLVQRRFTRGMVGPLVILFLLGGLQGLVGWIMVKSGLTGEHTRVNHIKLAIHFLTAMVLLVYTFWFALLLLVRRQQCFPAKSLRVWLWVSVGVLIVQLAYGSFMAGLHAAMAAPTWPDINGYAIPPGLWGEKPPFSNLVNNVITVQFIHRLLAYVLFILLFVIGWKARKSPAGSLLRRTSWLPFGIACLQILLGVLTVIHSHVHIPIALAVSHQFVGMLLLLSLIWMFFISQKPA, from the coding sequence ATGCCAACAGATACGCTTGTTAATGCCCGCACCAGGCCTGTTGCCATCTGGCTGCTGGTGGGTGTGTGTATGATCATGGGTCAGGTTTGGCTGGGCGGTGTTACCCGGCTTACCGGATCTGGCCTTTCCATCACGGAATGGGATCCCATCATGGGTGCAATTCCACCGCTCTCGCACGAGGCCTGGGAAAAAGCTTTTCACTTGTATCAGCAGACCCCTCAATATCAGCTGGAAAACCGCTATTTTACGTTGCAGGATTTCAAGCGGATTTATTTCTGGGAATGGCTGCATCGCCTTTGGGCAAGAGCGATGGGGGTGGTGTTTATTGCAGGATTTGTAGTATTCCTAGTACAGCGCCGGTTTACCCGCGGAATGGTAGGCCCTCTGGTGATCTTGTTCCTGCTGGGAGGCCTGCAGGGATTGGTGGGCTGGATTATGGTGAAAAGCGGATTAACGGGCGAGCATACGCGCGTGAATCACATCAAGCTGGCCATTCATTTTCTGACAGCCATGGTGTTGCTGGTTTATACCTTTTGGTTTGCGCTGTTGTTGCTGGTGCGCAGGCAACAATGCTTTCCGGCAAAATCACTGCGGGTATGGCTGTGGGTGAGTGTAGGAGTGTTGATTGTACAACTGGCTTACGGATCCTTTATGGCCGGCCTGCATGCAGCCATGGCTGCCCCTACCTGGCCTGATATCAACGGATATGCCATTCCACCCGGTCTGTGGGGGGAAAAACCACCCTTCAGTAATCTGGTCAATAATGTCATTACCGTGCAGTTTATTCATCGCCTGCTGGCTTATGTGTTGTTTATCCTGTTGTTTGTCATAGGCTGGAAGGCTCGCAAGTCGCCGGCCGGAAGCCTTTTGCGCCGGACAAGCTGGCTGCCGTTTGGGATAGCCTGCCTGCAAATTTTGCTGGGCGTACTGACGGTCATCCACAGCCATGTGCATATTCCCATAGCGCTGGCCGTGAGTCATCAGTTTGTAGGGATGCTTTTGCTGCTATCGCTGATCTGGATGTTTTTCATCAGCCAAAAACCTGCGTAA